Within the Rosa rugosa chromosome 2, drRosRugo1.1, whole genome shotgun sequence genome, the region AGATACAGGGGTGTGTTGTGAAAGGAAGGTTTGCTGAGAATTTGTTTGTGCTGAGTGCATTAGTTGATTTTCATGCCAAGTGTGGAAAGATAGAGGATGCTCGTTGTGTTTTCGAGGCAATGTCGGAAAGGGACTTGGTTTCTTGGAATGCAATCATTGGAGGGTATGCTGTTCAGGGCTTTAGTGACGATTCGTTGCGAATGTTTCTGTCAATGATGAGGGAAGGTGAATGTTTATGCTTTTGGTTAAATTTTCAGTGTTTGGTAGTCTTGTTGTTGTGCTCTTCTTTGTGTTtgtttgatgtttgattttccTTTGTGTTACCTTAGGCATGGTTCCTGATTGCTTCACCTTCGGGAGTGTTTTGAGAGGCTTGGCCGGAGATAGTGGTTTGGTAAAGGTTAGTCAAATGCATGGATTGATAATGCATCTGGGTTTTGGATCACACAAAAGTTTGAGTGGATCGCTAATCAATGCATATGCAAAATGTGGGAAGGTAGAGTTTGCCCATAAGATATACAGAAGTATGATAGAAAAGGACATTATATCTTGCACTGCACTAATTACTGGGTATGCACGAGAAGGTAACTACAGCAGAGATGTGCTAGATCTCTTCAAAGAGATAACTGTTATGAGCATGAGACTGGATGGTGTCATATTGTGCTCCATGCTTAATATATGTGCAAATGTTGCTTCATTGATCTTGGGAAGACAAATCCATGCACTTATGTTGAAACACCAACCTTGTCTTGATGTGGCCATGGGAAATGCTCTTGTTGATATGTATGCAAAATGTGGAGAAATTGAAGATGCTAACCATGCTTTTGAGGAGATGGAGGAAAAGAATGTAATTTCATGGACGTCTCTGATTTCTGGATATGGAAGGAATGGCCATGGAGATAAAGCAATTGCATTGTATAAAAGGATGGAACTTGAGGGATTGAAACCTAATGATATCACATTCTTATCTCTTCTCTTTGCTTGTAGCCATACTGGATTGACAAGTGAAGGATGGGAATGCTTCAATACTATGCTTAGCAAATACAACATCTTGCCTCGGGCTGAGCATTTTTCTTGCTTAGTAGATCTTTATGCACGTGCAGGTTTGCTGGAAGATGTGCATAAGTTGATATGTGACGTGAACATTAAGCCTAATCCCTCACTTTGGGGAGCTGTTCTTGGGGGATGTAGCACCTATGGTAATAGGTCACTAGGAGAAGTGGCATCAATGCATCTTTGTGATATTGATCCTGAGAATTCAGTTAACTATGTTGTTCTTGGAAGCATCTATGCTGCATCTGGTGCATGGGACAATGCTTTGGAAACACGGGATTTATTAGAGAGGAGAAGTTTGAAAAAAGAACCAGCGCACAGCCTTTTACAGTCCACAACAAATAAAATGTTTCTTTTGCAGCCACCTTAAGACAGTAAAACTAGCAAACTTTGTTATTCATCTGTGGAGAGGAGCAAGGATTTATTATCACACTGATCATGTGGATCTTTTGCTTATGCTCCAAGGGTTTATTTATCTCGTTTTACTTTTGGGATAGCGTTGTTGTCCAACAAGGGAGTTACATGGACCTGTTTCACACATTGCTTGTGACACTCAGGTATTTATCCTTCCTCAAGAATGTGCACTTTTATATTTGTGTCAGTCTGCTTGATATAAGTGTACTGAAATTTGATATATAACAAGTATATGTTATGCTATTAAGTGTAACTTTGTGTTTGGAAACTTTTGGCAGGCATGGAAGAGGAGTCGTTGATATTGATCTTAATTTTTAAACCACCAAAGCATGATAAAGCGAAATCAAGGTAATGCTGGAAAGCATCAGAGTGCTGATAACCGGATACGAGCCCTCCCCAAGTCAATGTGAATATGGCCAattggatttttctttttccgtgTGCTGTGCTCAGTGAATTGATCTTATTATACATCCTCCTGGTAAACATTCTCACTCTCTTAGCTTCTCTTCCTTCATGTGtttatattgtttgtaattttgaaCCAGCAGGAGACACTCATCAACTCATGTGTAGAACTGATCAACTGAACTTATAAGGAAGAGTTTATCTTGCAGGCAAACAGTTATCAGGATTAAGAGTCAAGAAGAGATAAGTATTTCAACCACTAGAAGACTGTCTTGGAATCACAGGTTTAGATTCCAACCACTAGTACTTTCCAACCTAGTCCCTGTACTGAAAATGTACGGAACAGGTTTAGATTCGCACTATGCTGCATGGTAATGAGTTCCCAAACTCAATCAGCTGCTGGAATGATCTAGGCTGCCACATTTACAAAATAGTCTGACCAGAAATATACTGTTGCTACCTTGCTCAAGAAACCCTCATTTCTTTTGTATTCAGTTTCAGCAAAGAATATGTGGTTCTAAGATATGGAAGCTGCCGTCtgattgattttgtttgttGATTATCTGATATCAGAGAAAGGTTTTTGGAAAACCGATTGAGAATACCAGATCCGTGATCAACTGTTCTAGTAATATATGAACCCCAAATTTATGTGCTGTGCTTTCTAGACTTGAAAATAGAATACAAGTTCATTCCTATCTGTTTTGTGTCTCTGCTCTTGTGCTTGTGCCTCCTGGGAGAAATTATGGGACTCTACTATGTTCATGTTAGCAACTAACAGAACTTGCTTACGAAATTCAAATTGGGTAACTTAATACACTAGTTAGTC harbors:
- the LOC133728664 gene encoding pentatricopeptide repeat-containing protein At3g20730, whose protein sequence is MMSHIMQALWKRSHLQEAPRLVQSNPTHLDHYYCLYMKILQLCIDQRVERPGLLAHTHVITNGFASNLNLNTKLINFYCKFGRVVGARKVFDKMPERNVVSWTSMVSGYAQSGSYEKAIGVFLEMRRAGFRANQFGYGSALRSCTGLRSLEVGMQIQGCVVKGRFAENLFVLSALVDFHAKCGKIEDARCVFEAMSERDLVSWNAIIGGYAVQGFSDDSLRMFLSMMREGMVPDCFTFGSVLRGLAGDSGLVKVSQMHGLIMHLGFGSHKSLSGSLINAYAKCGKVEFAHKIYRSMIEKDIISCTALITGYAREGNYSRDVLDLFKEITVMSMRLDGVILCSMLNICANVASLILGRQIHALMLKHQPCLDVAMGNALVDMYAKCGEIEDANHAFEEMEEKNVISWTSLISGYGRNGHGDKAIALYKRMELEGLKPNDITFLSLLFACSHTGLTSEGWECFNTMLSKYNILPRAEHFSCLVDLYARAGLLEDVHKLICDVNIKPNPSLWGAVLGGCSTYGNRSLGEVASMHLCDIDPENSVNYVVLGSIYAASGAWDNALETRDLLERRSLKKEPAHSLLQSTTNKMFLLQPP